A region of the Ranitomeya imitator isolate aRanImi1 chromosome 5, aRanImi1.pri, whole genome shotgun sequence genome:
tgaacgataccgacttcttcctgtaccactgcttgaagaagctgtctgccagaaactggcagtaggtctgggagttgagcttcactccatcctcaacccgaaaaggtcacacaagttcatatttgatgataccagcccatatcagtaccccacctccaccttgctggcgtctgagttggagtggaactctctgccctttactgatccaacttctggcccatccatctggcccatcaagagtcactctcatttcatcagtccataaaacctttgaaaagtcagtcttaagatatttctcggcccagtcttgacgttttatcttatgtttcttgttcaaaggtggtcatttttcagccttccttacctcggccatgtccctgagtattgcacaccttgtgctttttgttactccagtaacgttgcagctctgaaatatggcaaaactggtggtaaatggcatcttggcagcttcacgcttgattttcctcaattcatgggcagttattttgcgccttttttgcccaacatgcttcttgcgaccctgttggctatttgccatgaaacgcttgattgttcggtgattacaattcaaaagtttggcaatttcaagactgctgcatccctctgcaagacatctcacaattttggacttttcagagcccgtcaaatctctcttctgacccattttgccaaaggaaaggaagatgCCTagaaattaagcacaccttatatagtgttttgatgtcattagacaacacccctcctcattacagagatgcacatagcctgatttacttaccgtatatactcgagtataagccgaccccctaattttgccacaaaaaactgggaaaacgtattgactcgagtataagcctagggtggaaaatgcagcagctaccagtgaatggcaaaaataaaaatagataccaataaaagtaaaattaattgagacatcagtaggttaagtgtttttgaatatccatattgaatcaggagccccatataatgctccatactgttcatgatgggccccataagatgctccatacaaaatacgccccatataatgctccatattaaaatatgccccatataatgctgcacaaaggttaataatggccccataagatgctccatagaaacatttgccccatacaatgctgcataatggttgatggtcccataagatgctccacacattatggcccaataagatgctctgcacattatgccccataagatgatccctacattatggccccataagatgctccacacattatgccccataagatgctccacacattatgccccatgagataatccacacattatgctccataagatgatccatacattatggccccataagatgctccacacattatggccccatgagatgctccatacattgtggccccaaacgatgctccatacattgtggccccatacgatgctccatacattgtggccccataagatgctccacatatttgccccatatgctgttgctgcgaataaaataaaataaaaaaaaaaaatcacatacctctctacgctcaggcccccagcacttgcaatagtcaccttcctcgttccacgtgctgctctgtcttccatcctcagcACCTACTGTGCAGAGGGCGGCacacacactaatcgcgtcatcgtgccctctgacctgaacaggaagtgcagaggatggaagacagagcagcgcgcagcggtggaacgaggaaggtgactatagcGCAATGCTCTcctcccccgatatactcacctgctcccggcgtggaccCTGGCAGTGTCTCACTGTcatatggtctccgggagccggcggcatcttcctgtgttcagcgatcacgtaccgctcattacagtaatgaatatgtgtccatattcattactttaatgagcggtagcaCGTGACCGcttaacacaggaagagctgcacggagaccatgggacatgcagggacagcgccaggagcaggtgagtatgtgacacctGCTGCTCCCCCGCCGACCAAACCCCCCCCGCTGAcaatgaatcgagtataagccgagagggtcactttcagcccaaaaaagtgggctgaaaatctcggcttatactcgagtatatacggcaattggtagttggctctcaagcctgaaccgcttggagtaggacaacatgtataaaaagtaacttgtgatcaaaatacaacttgcctaataattatgcacacagtgtaggttataaacttctctgagcagctggaggttcaaggtgctcaccactcatctagatacattcaatgaggggtctagcttccaaattggtgtcacttgtgagggttttgctctgtttaggcacatcaggggctctcgaaaagaGACAGGACATCGGCAGACCGTTCCATTAAAGTCTGCCTTCCAAAACATTACTCCTTTTCatctgagccctgccgtgagccTAAATAGtgttttcacccacatatggggtatctgcataatcaggagaaaatgcacaacaatttctcctgtttcccttgtgaaaatgcctacatttgggtaaaaaaaaattttgtgagcAAAATGTGAttcttttactttcacggctcaacgttagaaacttctgtgaagcacctgaggtttcAAGGTTtcgaaaatggtttcacttgtgggcagttttcactgtttaggcacatcaggggctctcgaaacacaacatggcatccattaattaatccagcaaattttaaattcaaaaagtcaaatggcgctccttccctttcgagccttgctgtgtacccaaacagtggtttttccccacatatgtcagcatgctcaggagaaattgcataacaaattttgtggttcattttttcttgttacccttgcaaaaataaagtaCAATTTttatgacaaaaagttaaatgttcatttttttccttccacatttcaaaaattcctgtgaagcacctgaaggattactaAACTTTTTGAATTTGGCTTTCAGCTCctagaggggtgcggtttttagagtggtgtcacttttgggtaatttctttgtcatatagacccctcaaagtcacttttaacccttatgacttcctaacaaaaaaaaatatgtttcaaaattgtgctgatgtaaagctgacatgtgggaaatgttatttattaactattttgtgttatatAACTCTCTCATTTAAGGATATAAAAATCGCAAaagtttcaaactttttgccaaattttatTCTTTTTTCACCAATAAATGTCAAATAGAAGAAATTTTACAAGTATGATAACATTCAATATGTCATGAAAGAAACAGTTTCAGAACCAGTGGGaactattgaagcgttccagaattattaccacacaaagtgacactggtcagaattgtaaaatttggccctgtCCTGCAGGTGAAAACAGACTTAGGGGTGAAGGGGTTAGCAAGGTGTTTTCACACTATTATCTTATTTTTAGATAAGATCAGAACCTTCACCCACTactatgtaaggccggtttcacatgtcagtgcctcccatacgtgtagtgacagttttctcacgtaacggagacactgacacaagtagacccgctcaaatgaatgggtctatgcagatgtcagcgtgttttcacggaccgaatgtccgtgtgcaaaacacgctgacatgtccatttttgtgcagctgcacggatcacacggacccatacaagtcaataggttcgtgtaaacacgtaccgcacacgtcatagggttaaaattgaaacaaattgtttcaatacacggatGCTACACGGATGGTACACATGGATAGCACACACGGATAGCACACAGATGTGACAAACGGACACactgacacggatatctccggtacaggTTTTTGCAGCGCCGGAAATATTAGGACGTGGGAAACCAGCCTAACGTGGCGGATTGTATATGGTCTTTGATGAATGTATAACTGCAACTTATAATGAATTTGGGCGTACTTCTAAATAAATGAATCCTTTACATCCACAAAGGCTGAGACTTACAGGCCTATAATACTTTAGTTCAGTCACGGTTCTATTTTAAGAGACAGATCTGTGACGAAAGCATGTTCTTTAGAATGAAATGTTAGCTTACACCCACCAGCTTTTACTTCCAACTGGGATGATTAAAATATGCCTTCACTCAACCCATGTGAGAGCCAGTTACTGAATGTACTGTGCACCTCTCTTGACTATttctaaggtaaaaaaaaaaaactgttgtgtTTCATAAAATGGCTCACCGTGATATTAAAATGcgtgttctaaatttatagccgatATAAAAGGTGGACTTATCACATCCAACCAGCAGCATATTCAATGTAAttttgcaagattgccttgtgcaggcatgtacactacggaggacagagaatgaacttcaatccaatattgcagccagcatgcagccggccggtaaggaaagggtgaatcaaacacccgaaaaccccgcccctatggctgaagattgttccctccaaattcaggtgacagagtccctttaagttgtgCATTAAAAAGCACCGTGGGCAGGAgatctctataaatcccatccactgtgcaggATCTGCAAGACAATGCATTTTTTGCGCAGCGAAAATATGTAGCATAAGAAAACTTACCAAAAACACATTAACCTTAAACTGGCATCCATGGGACCAAATAATGCCAGGAAATTATACTGTGAATTATTGGACAATCAAACAAGAAGTATATGAAACTTACCTGTAAGTATTCAGAACATGCACAAAGAAAACACAAAATATATGTCCATGGGAAAATCAGCTTTCATGACGATCTGCCGGAGGATTTCTGATTATCTATACCTTTCTGCTTCTAGTgaatgtaacatacatagtaacatagtaacatagttagtaaggccgaaaaaagacatttgtccatccagttcagcctatattccatcataataaattcccagatctacgtccttctacagaacctaattgcatgatacaatattgttctgctccaggaagacatccaggcctctcttgaacccctcgactgagttcgccatcaccacctcctcaggcaagcaattccagattctcactgccctaacagtaaagaatcctcttctatgttggtggaaaaaccttctctcctccagacgcaaagaatgcccccttgtgcccgtcaccttccttggtataaacagatcctcagcgagatatttgtattgtccccttatatacttatacatggttattagatcgcccctcagtcgtcttttttctagactaaataatcctaatttcgctaatctatctgggtattgtagttctcccatcccctttattaattttgttgccctcctttgtactctctctagttccattatatccttcctgagcaccggtgcccaaaactggacacagtactccatgtgcggtctaactagggatttgtacagaggcagtataatgctctcatcatgtgtatccagacctcttttaatgcaccccatgatcctgtttgccttggcagctgctgcctggcactggctgctccaggtaagtttatcattaactaggatccccaagtccttctctctgtcagatttacccagtggtttcccattcagtgtgtaatggtgacattgattccttcttcccatgtgacaTTCTACATTATATTTCATTTCAGTCCTGGATATTGAGATCTTTTACATTATGAAATTGTAAATTACAGAGATTTCACATCCATTAAAATGAAACAGATGTGTTACAGGTGTCACGAATTTTACTTGAAGCCAGTGTGTACagtgctttaaaggggttgtcctcttttAGAAATCATTATACCATATGCTCAGGTATCTATGAGCTCTGTGATTGACTGCTGTATTGTTGTCGtgacgtcaccactgcagccaaacagaGCAAACAGGAGCAGCACTAGACATGGgaagagtaaggctaggttcacattgcgttagtgcaatctgtttagcgcatacgctaacggaatgcgctaacgtaatgtccaaaaagggattgcgtttggcaatcccgctagcgcagatgcccgatctgcgctagcgaagaacggaccctgaacgctgcaagcagcattcgaggtccgtccgaaaataatgGGACattgctgacgcatgccaaaaatggcatacgttagcgatgcgttagcacattgcggtcaatgggtgcgctaatggatccgttacatagcgttaattgcgacaattgcgcatgTAATGGATtcagttagcggacacccactaacgcaatgtgaacccagcctaagtagtacatttttatttatttttttaaactatgGCATAACATTTTCTATAAGAGAAGAATTCCATTAAATATCACCAGCTTTGTTTTCTCTTTTGGTTGGTAACAATGTGATATAACTCACCTTTACTCTCGCGTACTAATGGTAAGAATGCTTTTGTGACTCTTATTGTTCCCCACAAGTTCACTTCTGCCACTTCTTTATACGTGTCTAAACTTGTAAATTCTATGTCTCCAAATGTCGAAATTCCAGCATTATTCACCAGACCCCACAAACCTGCAAAGGAAATTAACTGTATGGTCAAATTTTCATACAAGATACAGTCCCTGGAATCTGTGATTTCTTCTAGTTCAAGCCACTGCTCAATTTCTGTACAAGTTATTTCACTTCATTCTTAATTCGTTTGATGGAATGACAAATAAAAGTACATTGGAGCCCCtctaaaaagcataaaaaaaatggtATTAGTGACTTGCACAAGTTTTCGGCCAAGAACCATAGCCAGAAACCAGTGTCACCCCGGCTGGATCTTAAAAGTATATTTTCTTTGAAATGCTTCAGTGTTAATATACCTGGCTGAAATTGCGCAATCAGGTTCTGATTTATGCTGCCCACCGTTTTGGTAGCATGAATCAGAAGAAAAGTTCGGGTTTACTGACTTGGGTGGACTAACTAtattaaaatgtaacctttattaagatattaaaatacttttttttcttatCCACCATACTATTAGTGCAGTCTATTCTCTCTCACCTTTATTATAAGTCAGATTTGGATACTAACAATCAAATAAAACATGTTCTTCTACTTGTACATGTTACTAGATTTCATGGAGCAGCTGCACTGTATTTTACTTCCTACCTATACACAATTAT
Encoded here:
- the LOC138638146 gene encoding D-beta-hydroxybutyrate dehydrogenase, mitochondrial-like isoform X2: MAVPASSLRTALLVLLSLGLTLALGLLLPEALKLLFSVLGFPCDNASHAIVLVYFVFMLFVAMPALPRGTVPIQGKAVLITGCDSGFGLALAKHLHNLGFTVFAGCLLKDKNGEGAKELQSLCCHHMKVLQLNVCSQEEVTQAVEFVAKNLEDPSKGLWGLVNNAGISTFGDIEFTSLDTYKEVAEVNLWGTIRVTKAFLPLVRESKGIFLSFGKMGQKRDLTGSEKSKIVRCLAEGCSSLEIAKLLNCNHRTIKRFMANSQQGRKKHVGQKRRKITAHELRKIKREAAKMPFTTSFAIFQSCNVTGVTKSTRCAILRDMAEVRKAEK